Proteins from a single region of Belliella baltica DSM 15883:
- the dnaA gene encoding chromosomal replication initiator protein DnaA, producing the protein MSSEANAVWKECLRVIEQHVSEQSFSTWFKPINPARLEGSSLTIQVPSQFFYEWLEDNYVEVLKLAIKTTLGQNGRLEYAVVVDRGNSQNQPYMVSYPQGNAAVNNPKKPAPMEESRSPFEMQSLNSDMLLQSNLNPNYSFNSYIEGDCNRLARSAGFAVATKPGITSFNPLMVYGGVGLGKTHLVQAIGNEIKNGPEEKFVLYVSSEKFVNQFMDSIKDGNVKSFTNFYMQVDVLIIDDIQFLAGKDRTQEMFFHIFNHLHQNKKQIIMTSDCPPRDLKGLEERLLSRFKWGLTADLQMPDFETRVAIIRRKMQSEGIYIPDDVIEYLAYTVDTNVRELEGVMISLIAHASLNRVEIDLTLAKQIMKNIVKDIETEVGIDFIQKTVSDYFDIKLDDLKAKTRKKEIVTARQVAMYFSKEFTNHSLKSIGYHFGGRDHSTVIHAVQTVNDLMETDTAFRNSVNDLKKKFKMRSY; encoded by the coding sequence ATGAGTTCAGAGGCTAATGCAGTATGGAAAGAATGCTTACGTGTTATAGAGCAACACGTCAGCGAACAAAGTTTCTCTACTTGGTTCAAACCAATCAATCCTGCAAGATTAGAAGGGAGTAGTTTAACAATTCAGGTTCCGAGCCAGTTTTTTTATGAATGGCTAGAAGATAATTATGTTGAAGTTCTCAAACTAGCAATCAAAACTACTTTAGGTCAAAACGGTCGTTTAGAGTACGCTGTCGTAGTTGACAGAGGAAATTCACAGAACCAGCCATATATGGTTAGCTATCCACAAGGAAATGCTGCTGTCAATAACCCCAAGAAACCTGCTCCCATGGAAGAGAGCAGAAGCCCTTTTGAAATGCAATCACTCAATAGTGATATGCTTCTTCAATCCAATTTAAATCCCAACTATTCTTTCAATTCATACATAGAAGGAGATTGCAATAGACTAGCCCGATCCGCAGGATTTGCAGTTGCCACAAAACCTGGAATTACTTCCTTCAATCCTTTGATGGTTTATGGGGGTGTTGGGCTTGGAAAAACACATTTGGTTCAAGCCATTGGGAATGAAATCAAAAACGGTCCTGAGGAGAAGTTCGTACTTTATGTCTCTTCTGAGAAATTTGTGAATCAATTCATGGATTCCATTAAAGATGGAAATGTGAAAAGCTTTACTAATTTTTACATGCAAGTGGACGTATTGATCATTGATGACATTCAATTTTTAGCTGGGAAAGACAGAACACAAGAGATGTTTTTCCATATTTTCAATCATTTGCATCAGAACAAAAAGCAAATCATCATGACCTCAGATTGTCCTCCAAGGGATTTGAAAGGTTTAGAAGAAAGATTGCTATCAAGGTTTAAGTGGGGACTCACAGCAGATTTGCAGATGCCTGATTTTGAAACAAGGGTAGCAATCATCAGAAGAAAAATGCAATCCGAAGGGATTTATATACCTGATGATGTGATTGAATATTTGGCTTATACGGTAGATACCAATGTCAGAGAACTAGAGGGAGTGATGATTTCTCTTATAGCGCACGCATCACTTAATCGAGTTGAAATTGACTTGACCTTGGCCAAGCAGATCATGAAGAATATCGTCAAAGATATAGAAACAGAAGTAGGGATAGATTTTATTCAAAAAACTGTTTCTGACTATTTTGATATCAAATTAGACGATCTAAAAGCCAAAACAAGAAAAAAAGAAATTGTAACTGCAAGACAAGTTGCTATGTATTTTTCAAAGGAATTCACTAATCACTCTTTAAAATCGATTGGCTATCATTTTGGCGGTAGAGATCATAGTACTGTGATCCATGCAGTACAAACTGTAAATGACCTAATGGAAACTGATACTGCTTTTAGAAACTCAGTCAATGACTTAAAGAAAAAATTCAAAATGCGCTCTTATTAA
- the meaB gene encoding methylmalonyl Co-A mutase-associated GTPase MeaB produces MKKRNRHSAQVYIDGVLTGDRVILSQAITLVESALSSDQMLAEEVMSAVLPNTGKSVRIGITGVPGVGKSTFIERFGQLVLEQGLKLAVLAVDPSSQSSRGSILGDKTRMEVLSMDKRAYIRPSPSGTTLGGVSARTREAMLLCEAAGFDVIFIETVGVGQSEIAVKGMVDFFLLLMLAGAGDELQGIKKGIIEMCDALIINKADGENREAAKRAKREYANALHLFPARENSWLPQVLTCSGLEGDGLESIWEMIETYKNKMISNGFFEANRAEQRVRWMHDHIGYLLESSFYQNEVIERSIQEELLEIKSGNVSAIKKARELVQIFMNQIRPE; encoded by the coding sequence TTGAAAAAGAGGAACAGACATTCGGCACAAGTATATATTGATGGGGTCTTGACTGGAGATAGAGTGATTTTAAGTCAAGCGATTACTCTTGTAGAAAGTGCCTTGTCATCGGATCAAATGCTAGCTGAAGAAGTGATGTCAGCTGTTTTGCCTAATACTGGTAAATCTGTTAGGATTGGAATAACAGGAGTGCCAGGAGTTGGGAAAAGCACTTTTATTGAGCGATTCGGACAATTAGTTCTTGAACAAGGTTTGAAGCTTGCAGTTTTGGCTGTTGATCCAAGCAGTCAGTCTAGTAGAGGAAGTATTTTAGGAGACAAAACTAGGATGGAAGTACTCTCTATGGACAAAAGAGCCTATATAAGACCAAGTCCTTCCGGAACCACATTAGGTGGCGTAAGTGCAAGAACACGAGAGGCAATGTTACTTTGTGAAGCTGCTGGTTTTGATGTGATTTTTATAGAAACTGTAGGGGTGGGTCAGTCAGAGATTGCTGTCAAAGGTATGGTAGATTTCTTTTTGCTTTTGATGCTTGCAGGTGCTGGAGATGAATTGCAGGGGATAAAAAAAGGGATTATAGAGATGTGTGATGCTTTGATTATCAACAAAGCTGATGGCGAAAATAGAGAGGCTGCGAAAAGAGCCAAAAGAGAATATGCCAATGCTTTGCATTTATTTCCTGCTAGAGAAAACTCTTGGCTTCCTCAAGTACTAACCTGTTCAGGATTGGAAGGAGATGGATTAGAGTCAATTTGGGAAATGATCGAAACCTATAAAAATAAAATGATTTCTAACGGATTTTTCGAAGCTAATAGAGCTGAACAAAGAGTCAGGTGGATGCATGACCATATTGGATATTTACTTGAATCATCTTTTTATCAAAATGAAGTAATCGAAAGAAGTATCCAAGAAGAACTTTTAGAAATCAAATCGGGCAATGTATCTGCTATCAAAAAGGCGAGAGAACTTGTTCAGATCTTTATGAACCAAATTCGACCCGAATGA